The following proteins are encoded in a genomic region of Glycine soja cultivar W05 chromosome 17, ASM419377v2, whole genome shotgun sequence:
- the LOC114392490 gene encoding cysteine-rich and transmembrane domain-containing protein WIH1-like: MSYYDHQQQPPIGVPPPQGYPGKDAYPPPGYPAQGYPPPGYPPQSYAPQYAQQPPPRQEVGFLEGCLAALCCCCMLDACF, encoded by the exons ATGAGCTACTACGATCATCAGCAACAGCCTCCAATTGGTGTTCCTCCCCCTCAAG GGTATCCAGGAAAGGACGCTTACCCTCCACCAGGGTACCCTGCACAAGGTTACCCTCCACCAGGGTACCCTCCCCAAAGCTATGCCCCACAGTATGCTCAACAACCTCCTCCCAGGcaagaagttggttttcttgaAGGATG TTTGGCTGCACTCTGCTGCTGTTGCATGCTTGATGCTTGCTTTTAA